Proteins from one Thermobifida alba genomic window:
- a CDS encoding aminotransferase class V-fold PLP-dependent enzyme has protein sequence MDTAPLLPASIRDQFTRDVVYLNTASYGLPPRVAHEATLAVERDRAAGRLTLAFCDEAVERSRAAYARLVGLPVSRVAVGSQASQFVGLVAASLPARSTVLVAEEDFTSVTYPFLALTGRGITVRSVPVARIVDAVDPTVDLVAVSAAQSADGHVVDVAALLAAASAHGARVLLDTTQSAGWLPVPADRVDYLVCSAYKWLLGPRGVCFFAGTEEALADLTPGAANWFAAEEGAESFYGTEMRLASDARRFNLSPVWASWAGLAPALEMLADLGEAAIGTHNVALANRFCAALGLPPTDSAIVSLRVDAKAEAALAEQGVVATMRAGRLRCAFHLSTDAADVDRAVEAVGAHLRG, from the coding sequence ATGGACACCGCGCCGCTGCTTCCCGCCTCGATCCGCGACCAGTTCACCCGAGACGTGGTCTACCTGAACACCGCCTCCTACGGACTGCCGCCCCGCGTCGCCCACGAGGCGACGCTGGCCGTCGAACGCGACCGCGCGGCGGGCCGCCTGACCCTGGCCTTCTGCGACGAGGCCGTGGAGCGGTCGCGTGCCGCCTACGCCCGGCTCGTGGGCCTCCCCGTGTCCCGGGTGGCGGTCGGCTCGCAGGCCTCCCAGTTCGTCGGCCTGGTCGCGGCGTCGCTGCCCGCCAGGTCGACCGTGCTGGTCGCCGAGGAGGACTTCACCTCGGTGACCTACCCCTTCCTGGCCCTGACCGGGCGCGGCATCACGGTGCGGTCGGTACCGGTGGCCCGGATCGTCGACGCGGTGGACCCGACCGTGGACCTCGTCGCGGTCTCGGCCGCGCAGTCCGCCGACGGCCACGTCGTCGACGTCGCCGCACTGCTGGCCGCCGCCTCCGCGCACGGGGCGCGGGTGCTGTTGGACACCACCCAGTCGGCCGGGTGGCTGCCCGTTCCCGCCGACCGGGTGGACTACCTGGTGTGCAGCGCCTACAAATGGCTGCTGGGGCCGCGGGGCGTCTGCTTCTTCGCCGGAACCGAGGAGGCCCTGGCCGACCTGACCCCGGGCGCCGCCAACTGGTTCGCGGCCGAAGAGGGCGCGGAGTCGTTCTACGGGACGGAGATGCGCCTGGCCTCCGACGCCCGCCGGTTCAACCTGTCCCCGGTGTGGGCGTCCTGGGCGGGCCTGGCCCCGGCCCTGGAGATGCTCGCCGACCTCGGCGAAGCGGCGATCGGAACGCACAACGTCGCACTGGCCAACCGGTTCTGCGCCGCGCTGGGGCTGCCCCCGACGGACTCCGCGATCGTCAGCCTGCGGGTCGACGCCAAGGCCGAGGCCGCCCTGGCCGAGCAGGGCGTCGTCGCGACCATGCGCGCGGGGCGCCTGCGCTGCGCCTTCCACCTGTCCACCGACGCCGCCGACGTGGACCGCGCGGTCGAGGCAGTCGGCGCCCACCTGCGCGGGTAG
- a CDS encoding serine/threonine protein kinase — translation MTGRQHGTDWVTGFHSLEELYRGRTAVLYRAVRSSTGAHTVLKVMRDDGWTEREIAATRAVAGQPGIVTLLDLGRTATGEPFLAMPHYPEGSYAAVATPEGRLTVREAAAVGRAVAAGLTAVHAQGLLHNDVTPGNILRAGSGAVLSDFGAVGRIGEPPIPGDLRSETTLHAPPEALRGEPLSVASDVYRLASTLWALLAGRAPFAVREGPPGPEGYRDRVLSMPAHPVPAPDVPEQVQQVLLCALAKAPADRYATPAEFAAALEEARVAAPSPPPAPVRGGQPPPEASASGSTARPLSPRLRGRGLPPNRGEADLAAAPDWIAPSPPTVLSAPTGPNAPSLPPPVAAPPTPPPPASGGHADRPRARTSPEPPAATAPQAPPGPVRTSPERPAPAPPPVPDAPTGPSPLPGGATPRQGRQDAPRTGPVPAPAPFPAGSSEPVDHRPQPPAPAPAPVPPAPTAAPVPAPGRLRDGDVREWTWTRLEGWSGTAETAALPRDDADHPDGVRRDDEAEDPVAAPVGSVGRERRPLYVAAVVLAIVFFSGTSGMLSLLFPGPWWDGSLVPEAAAEPGPSAQPSPTPSPSPSEPVLVAAEPTGIWMYDNGGSVQLFWIDNTEGGVPHHVFGAPEGLPRASVLEAEPGAETAVVGGLDPALEYCFTIAAVAGESEEQIVHSGVICTTRAEDLLAQQEEAEGSAEEDGSATEEESPDSDTGE, via the coding sequence GTGACGGGCCGCCAGCACGGCACTGACTGGGTGACGGGCTTCCACAGCCTGGAAGAGCTGTACCGGGGACGCACCGCGGTGCTGTACCGCGCGGTGCGGTCCAGCACCGGAGCGCACACCGTGCTCAAGGTGATGCGCGACGACGGGTGGACGGAACGCGAGATCGCCGCCACGCGTGCGGTGGCGGGACAGCCCGGCATCGTGACCCTGCTCGATCTGGGCCGCACCGCCACGGGCGAGCCGTTCCTGGCGATGCCCCACTACCCGGAGGGCTCCTATGCGGCGGTCGCCACCCCGGAGGGGCGGCTCACGGTCCGGGAGGCGGCCGCGGTGGGGCGCGCGGTCGCGGCCGGGCTGACCGCCGTGCACGCGCAGGGACTGCTGCACAACGACGTCACCCCCGGCAACATCCTGCGCGCCGGGTCGGGGGCGGTACTCAGCGACTTCGGAGCGGTCGGCCGGATCGGGGAGCCGCCGATACCCGGCGACCTCCGGTCGGAGACCACGCTGCACGCCCCACCCGAGGCGCTGCGCGGCGAACCGCTGTCCGTGGCCTCCGACGTCTACCGACTGGCCTCCACCCTGTGGGCGCTGCTCGCCGGGCGCGCACCGTTCGCCGTGCGGGAGGGCCCTCCCGGCCCCGAGGGCTACCGGGACCGGGTGCTGTCGATGCCCGCCCACCCGGTGCCCGCCCCGGACGTGCCCGAACAGGTGCAGCAGGTGCTGCTCTGCGCGTTGGCGAAAGCCCCGGCAGACCGGTACGCCACTCCGGCGGAGTTCGCCGCCGCCTTGGAGGAGGCCCGGGTCGCGGCGCCCTCTCCGCCACCCGCCCCGGTGCGGGGAGGGCAACCGCCGCCGGAAGCTTCCGCGTCCGGGAGCACGGCCAGACCGCTCTCTCCCCGGTTGCGGGGGCGAGGGCTGCCGCCCAACCGGGGCGAAGCGGACCTCGCGGCCGCTCCGGACTGGATCGCGCCGTCGCCGCCCACGGTCCTGTCCGCACCGACCGGCCCGAACGCGCCGAGCCTCCCCCCTCCCGTGGCGGCACCGCCGACGCCTCCCCCTCCCGCTTCCGGAGGGCACGCGGACCGTCCGCGTGCCCGGACCTCTCCGGAACCGCCCGCCGCCACCGCTCCGCAGGCTCCACCGGGGCCGGTGCGGACCTCCCCGGAGCGGCCCGCGCCCGCGCCGCCGCCCGTCCCCGACGCGCCCACCGGGCCGTCCCCGCTCCCGGGCGGTGCCACCCCGCGGCAGGGGAGGCAGGACGCTCCCCGCACCGGCCCCGTCCCCGCCCCGGCCCCGTTCCCCGCGGGCTCCTCCGAGCCGGTCGACCACCGTCCCCAACCGCCGGCTCCGGCTCCGGCGCCGGTGCCCCCCGCCCCCACCGCGGCCCCGGTCCCCGCACCGGGACGCCTCCGAGACGGCGACGTACGCGAGTGGACGTGGACCCGGCTGGAGGGGTGGAGCGGGACCGCCGAGACGGCGGCGTTGCCGCGCGACGACGCCGACCACCCGGACGGCGTCCGCCGGGACGACGAGGCCGAGGACCCGGTGGCCGCCCCCGTCGGTTCGGTGGGGCGTGAACGGCGTCCGCTGTACGTGGCGGCGGTGGTGCTGGCCATCGTGTTCTTCTCCGGAACGTCGGGCATGCTGTCCCTGCTGTTCCCCGGCCCGTGGTGGGACGGCAGCCTGGTTCCGGAGGCTGCGGCGGAACCGGGCCCGTCGGCGCAGCCGTCGCCGACCCCCTCCCCCTCGCCCAGCGAACCCGTCCTGGTGGCGGCCGAACCCACCGGTATCTGGATGTACGACAACGGCGGCAGTGTCCAGCTGTTCTGGATCGACAACACCGAGGGCGGTGTTCCCCACCACGTGTTCGGCGCACCGGAGGGCCTGCCCCGCGCCTCTGTGCTGGAGGCCGAACCCGGTGCGGAGACCGCGGTCGTCGGCGGCCTCGACCCCGCCCTGGAGTACTGCTTCACCATCGCTGCGGTGGCGGGGGAGAGCGAGGAGCAGATCGTCCACTCCGGGGTGATCTGCACGACACGCGCCGAGGACCTGCTGGCCCAGCAGGAGGAAGCGGAGGGGTCCGCCGAGGAGGACGGTTCCGCGACGGAGGAGGAGAGCCCGGACTCCGACACCGGGGAGTAG
- a CDS encoding LysR family transcriptional regulator, which yields MLDLTRLRVLREVARLGSMSAAARALSYTQPAVSHHVARLEAEVGTPLVVRHGRGVRLTEAGRVLVGHADAVLTRLAAAEEEVAAIAGLRAGRVRLAAFPTATAGIVPQALAALRKRAPGVTVTLVEAEPPESLALVREGEVDVAVAFAYDETPPDADTGIREVTFSRERVRLLLPGGHPLAAEHTVELAALRGETWVAGCERCRSHLVHVCRRAGFEPHVAYATDDHLAVQRLVSLGLAVGVLPQLALSLHRGENVAVADSPELGWRRLFAVAAAGPVPPAAAALVDELAAAVGQLSSGNQVGS from the coding sequence GTGCTGGACCTGACCCGACTACGTGTGCTGCGTGAGGTGGCCCGGCTGGGCTCGATGAGCGCGGCCGCGCGCGCCCTCTCCTACACCCAGCCCGCCGTCTCCCACCACGTCGCCCGGTTGGAGGCGGAGGTGGGCACACCGCTGGTGGTGCGGCACGGACGGGGAGTGCGCCTCACCGAGGCGGGCCGGGTCCTGGTCGGCCACGCCGACGCCGTCCTGACCCGGTTGGCGGCCGCCGAGGAGGAGGTCGCCGCCATCGCGGGGCTGCGGGCGGGCCGGGTCCGGCTGGCCGCCTTCCCCACGGCCACCGCCGGAATCGTGCCGCAGGCCCTGGCCGCGCTGCGGAAACGCGCGCCCGGCGTCACGGTCACCCTCGTCGAGGCCGAGCCGCCGGAGTCGCTGGCCCTGGTCCGGGAGGGCGAGGTGGACGTGGCGGTCGCCTTCGCCTACGACGAGACGCCCCCCGACGCGGACACCGGGATCCGGGAGGTCACGTTCTCCCGGGAACGGGTGCGGCTGCTGCTTCCCGGAGGCCATCCGCTCGCCGCCGAGCACACCGTCGAACTGGCGGCACTGCGTGGTGAGACCTGGGTGGCGGGGTGCGAGCGCTGCCGGTCCCACCTCGTCCACGTCTGCCGTCGGGCGGGTTTCGAGCCGCACGTCGCCTACGCCACCGACGACCACCTGGCCGTGCAGCGCCTGGTCTCCCTCGGCCTGGCGGTCGGAGTGCTGCCGCAGCTCGCGCTGTCGCTGCACCGGGGGGAGAACGTCGCGGTGGCCGACTCCCCGGAACTGGGGTGGCGCCGTCTGTTCGCGGTGGCCGCCGCGGGGCCGGTACCGCCCGCGGCCGCCGCGCTCGTGGACGAGCTCGCCGCCGCGGTGGGTCAGCTCAGCTCCGGGAACCAGGTCGGGTCGTAG
- a CDS encoding PQQ-like beta-propeller repeat protein has protein sequence MTEQRNGVGYGFLFWCGTGMLSTGLLTAAAGLLLGGGRESGAWSFVLWGLLGVAVAGLLVSAYTSFRKKDGEAAPRTGAVRLWACLALLGAVVLCLVGFPSESFWWTRFGFADSEALLSAVAWAGTAAAALGFLLVLVSGARKARSRRRFLAGLVAGVAAAAVVAAGGAAATVYEEVEHTTHEAAGTPAAVPASAEEVTWVWEAPEGVAVHDVHPVPGGALVDVGDGVIALDTVTGEERWRYRRPGQVARFGVAPDGQTVVLSYFTAERGFQTRRFVLDARSGRLLGEYDVTVGVYQDAGEDGRGEQDLGYLHIQGVETLTSGARGVADSERGALSARDLADNSLLWTREGDPRCVEHSRTALGDLLFQAVTCADELETDSPTERTEYLDSAEAETRVVALDARTGEEVWCRSWRTRSFYPRVFFPGIRRSLVGLLGYQSPEETLLVVESTTGSSGQTSGKILDPQTGEVLADDLGHASGGDGNPVLHATGDSLVVGGEGEASGVEWRSFDGEARRTLALPGPATGAAAGIAFLPGAVAWLSAEEGAVHITPWSEEGEASSVDLRGSLEGRDVTGPLGLLPAPGSLVVYPRSSEQEGEEPEGGVVLGLS, from the coding sequence ATGACAGAACAGCGCAACGGAGTGGGGTACGGCTTCCTCTTCTGGTGCGGGACCGGAATGCTCTCGACCGGTCTGCTGACTGCCGCGGCAGGTCTCCTCCTCGGTGGCGGGAGGGAGTCCGGTGCCTGGTCCTTCGTGCTCTGGGGGCTGCTGGGTGTTGCGGTCGCCGGTCTCCTGGTCAGTGCTTACACCTCGTTCCGGAAGAAGGACGGGGAAGCGGCTCCCCGGACGGGAGCGGTGCGACTGTGGGCCTGCCTCGCGTTGCTCGGCGCGGTCGTGCTGTGTCTTGTGGGCTTCCCGAGCGAGAGCTTCTGGTGGACGCGGTTCGGCTTCGCGGATTCGGAAGCGCTGCTCTCCGCGGTCGCCTGGGCGGGAACGGCCGCCGCGGCCCTGGGTTTTCTGCTGGTCCTGGTCTCCGGTGCCCGGAAGGCCCGGTCCCGGCGGCGGTTCCTCGCAGGACTGGTGGCCGGAGTCGCGGCCGCAGCCGTGGTGGCGGCCGGAGGAGCAGCGGCCACCGTGTACGAAGAGGTGGAGCACACCACCCACGAGGCCGCCGGAACCCCCGCGGCGGTGCCCGCCTCGGCCGAGGAGGTCACCTGGGTGTGGGAGGCGCCCGAAGGCGTCGCCGTCCACGACGTCCACCCCGTGCCCGGCGGCGCTCTGGTCGACGTCGGCGACGGGGTGATCGCACTGGACACGGTCACCGGCGAGGAGCGCTGGCGTTACCGCAGGCCCGGGCAGGTGGCACGGTTCGGGGTCGCCCCGGACGGGCAGACCGTGGTCCTCTCCTACTTCACCGCGGAGCGGGGGTTCCAGACCCGGAGGTTCGTTCTCGACGCCCGGAGCGGTCGCCTGCTCGGGGAGTACGACGTCACCGTCGGCGTCTACCAGGACGCCGGGGAGGACGGCCGGGGGGAGCAGGACCTCGGCTATCTCCACATTCAGGGAGTGGAGACCCTGACGTCGGGGGCGCGGGGCGTCGCGGACAGCGAACGCGGCGCCCTCTCGGCCCGCGACCTGGCGGACAACAGCCTTCTCTGGACGCGGGAGGGCGACCCGCGGTGTGTCGAGCACTCCAGGACGGCGCTCGGCGACCTCCTCTTCCAGGCCGTCACCTGTGCCGATGAACTCGAGACCGACAGCCCGACGGAAAGAACCGAGTACCTGGACTCGGCGGAGGCGGAGACCAGGGTGGTGGCGCTGGACGCACGGACCGGCGAGGAGGTGTGGTGCCGGTCCTGGAGGACCAGGTCCTTCTACCCGAGGGTCTTCTTTCCGGGAATCAGGAGGAGCCTCGTCGGCCTTCTCGGGTACCAGAGCCCCGAGGAGACCCTTCTCGTGGTGGAGAGCACGACCGGGAGCTCAGGGCAGACGTCCGGGAAGATCCTGGACCCGCAGACCGGGGAGGTGCTCGCCGACGACCTGGGACACGCCTCCGGAGGGGACGGGAACCCGGTCCTCCACGCGACCGGGGACTCACTCGTCGTCGGTGGCGAGGGGGAGGCCTCCGGCGTGGAGTGGAGGTCCTTCGACGGAGAGGCCCGGAGGACTCTCGCGCTCCCCGGACCGGCGACCGGGGCAGCAGCGGGGATCGCGTTCCTCCCCGGCGCGGTGGCGTGGTTGAGCGCGGAGGAGGGGGCCGTCCACATCACTCCGTGGTCCGAGGAGGGAGAGGCGAGCTCGGTCGATCTGCGCGGCTCGCTGGAAGGGCGGGACGTGACGGGACCCCTCGGGCTCCTGCCGGCCCCGGGGAGCCTGGTCGTGTACCCGAGGAGCAGTGAGCAAGAAGGGGAGGAACCTGAGGGAGGAGTGGTGCTCGGCCTCTCCTGA
- a CDS encoding WXG100 family type VII secretion target produces the protein MGNQYEVYGNVGGLQDLAATQQGYLGRFQGIMEQIDSQAKDTVGKWEGSGSPEFQAKAEEYNTHFSAVNDAFAKLIDATDGAANNYAKLSNYLNGLF, from the coding sequence GTGGGCAACCAGTACGAGGTCTACGGAAACGTCGGCGGGCTCCAGGACCTGGCGGCCACCCAGCAGGGGTACCTGGGCCGCTTCCAGGGGATCATGGAGCAGATCGACTCCCAGGCGAAGGACACCGTCGGCAAGTGGGAGGGGTCGGGCAGCCCCGAGTTCCAGGCCAAGGCCGAGGAGTACAACACACACTTCTCCGCCGTCAACGACGCCTTCGCCAAGCTCATCGACGCCACCGACGGCGCGGCCAACAACTACGCCAAGCTCTCCAACTACCTGAACGGACTGTTCTAG
- a CDS encoding macro domain-containing protein encodes MITPGHGDLLDADVDALVNAVNTVGVMGKGIALQFKRAFPENYRDYRAACERGEVTVGRMHVHALARPGRPRFVVNFPTKRHWRSPSRLDDIESGLAALRDTITALSIGSVAVPPLGCGHGGLSWAEVRPLVERALGDLPGVEVRLWEPR; translated from the coding sequence TTGATCACCCCCGGCCACGGCGACCTGCTCGACGCGGACGTCGACGCCCTGGTGAACGCGGTCAACACCGTGGGCGTCATGGGCAAGGGCATCGCATTGCAGTTCAAACGCGCCTTCCCGGAGAACTACCGGGACTACCGGGCGGCCTGCGAACGCGGCGAGGTCACGGTCGGGCGGATGCACGTCCACGCACTGGCCCGCCCCGGACGGCCCCGGTTCGTCGTCAACTTCCCCACGAAACGCCACTGGCGGTCGCCCTCGCGGCTCGACGACATCGAATCCGGCCTGGCCGCCCTGCGGGACACGATCACCGCACTGTCCATCGGCTCCGTGGCCGTGCCACCACTCGGCTGCGGCCACGGCGGACTGTCCTGGGCCGAGGTGCGTCCCCTGGTGGAGCGAGCCCTCGGCGACCTCCCCGGGGTGGAGGTGCGCCTCTGGGAGCCCCGGTGA
- the eccD gene encoding type VII secretion integral membrane protein EccD, protein MTVTGPGRWADLALPSGVPVASLLPQVLRVCSPETEGTEPAGWALTTVDGEVVAPEGTLAAAGVLDGDVLLLRRDVRRIQPAHIDDVRGAVEDRVDETARIWRSRTTFTFGLFLATIGPLLVLTAMLFFHPSRLHLLVAPVGMVFSLVGMWVACRRSMWVSAHFLLVAAAIWGALSTALPVPVVAEDPAPAVVAAFACVGLSAVAVWGWRIHPLALPYLSGLALITVAVGVACTVSLFVDVAQAVRVLALLLAVCVGVLPRIALALGGLSNLDYEVRHSGATRTEQFEESLRDSDLLLLGAVVGAAVAATATVPLLVSTGGLPDLVLAALVGLLLIMRSRFFDRVAHVLPLRLGGVAGLAVVGVVAVLDRLPVLLPWVPGIALVVGVSVAAISWVDLADVPRASLRRLLNGVEVAVVMALCVTLAWSMGLFGLVATLAE, encoded by the coding sequence GTGACGGTCACGGGCCCCGGCCGGTGGGCCGACCTGGCCCTGCCCAGCGGGGTTCCGGTGGCGTCCCTGTTGCCGCAGGTGCTCCGCGTGTGTTCTCCCGAGACGGAGGGGACAGAACCCGCCGGATGGGCGCTGACCACGGTCGATGGCGAGGTCGTGGCGCCGGAGGGGACCCTTGCCGCGGCGGGGGTGCTGGACGGCGACGTGCTGCTGCTCCGCCGCGATGTGCGCCGGATCCAGCCCGCGCACATCGACGACGTGCGCGGAGCGGTCGAGGACCGGGTGGACGAGACCGCGCGGATCTGGCGTTCTCGGACGACATTCACATTCGGATTGTTTTTGGCCACAATCGGCCCCCTTCTGGTCTTGACAGCGATGCTTTTCTTCCACCCGTCGAGATTGCATTTGCTGGTCGCTCCGGTGGGAATGGTTTTCTCACTTGTCGGAATGTGGGTGGCGTGCCGCCGCTCGATGTGGGTGTCCGCGCACTTCCTGCTGGTGGCGGCGGCGATCTGGGGGGCGTTGAGCACGGCGCTGCCGGTGCCGGTGGTCGCCGAGGACCCCGCGCCGGCCGTGGTGGCGGCGTTCGCCTGCGTGGGCCTGTCGGCCGTGGCCGTGTGGGGGTGGCGGATCCACCCGCTGGCGTTGCCGTACCTGTCGGGGCTGGCGTTGATCACGGTCGCGGTCGGTGTGGCGTGCACGGTGAGCCTGTTCGTCGACGTCGCCCAGGCGGTTCGGGTCCTGGCTCTGCTGCTGGCGGTGTGTGTGGGCGTGCTGCCGCGGATCGCGCTGGCCCTGGGCGGGTTGTCGAACCTGGACTACGAGGTCCGCCATTCGGGGGCGACCCGGACCGAACAGTTCGAGGAGAGCCTGCGAGACAGCGACCTGCTGCTGCTCGGCGCGGTGGTGGGTGCGGCGGTCGCGGCCACCGCCACCGTCCCGCTGCTGGTGTCCACCGGAGGGCTGCCCGACCTGGTGTTGGCCGCGCTGGTCGGCCTGCTGCTGATCATGCGTTCGCGGTTCTTCGACCGGGTCGCCCACGTGCTGCCGCTGCGCCTGGGCGGAGTGGCGGGGCTGGCGGTGGTCGGTGTCGTGGCGGTGCTGGACCGCCTGCCGGTGCTGCTGCCGTGGGTGCCGGGCATCGCCCTGGTGGTCGGGGTGTCGGTCGCCGCGATCAGCTGGGTCGACCTGGCGGACGTGCCCCGCGCCAGCCTGCGCCGTCTCCTCAACGGCGTGGAGGTCGCGGTGGTGATGGCCCTGTGCGTGACCCTGGCCTGGTCGATGGGCCTGTTCGGCCTGGTCGCGACGCTGGCGGAGTGA